One genomic window of Psychrobacter cibarius includes the following:
- the gloB gene encoding hydroxyacylglutathione hydrolase, with translation MTIRIHPIKAFNDNYIWTLINENNKQAIVIDPGQAEPVMSYLEENKLELTSIWTTHHHHDHIGGVAELQESYPMTHLVAHTEHNVDEDQTIKDGSTVSAWGCAAQVWDVSGHTDSHVAYVLDIDGLKHCFCGDTLFSAGCGRVFTGTIEQLHNSFKRLNGLPADTLLYPAHEYTASNLRFGLSIEPTNVAMQQTLVQAEEKTAQGIPTLPVTLEHERAVNVFLRTQEPSVIAGVKSKATIDDDKSLAVFAALRELKNSF, from the coding sequence ATGACTATCCGTATTCACCCAATCAAAGCGTTCAATGACAATTATATTTGGACATTGATTAATGAAAATAATAAACAGGCGATCGTTATTGATCCTGGTCAAGCTGAGCCTGTCATGAGTTATTTGGAAGAAAATAAATTAGAGCTGACGTCTATCTGGACGACTCATCATCATCATGACCATATCGGCGGTGTCGCAGAACTGCAAGAGTCGTATCCGATGACGCATCTGGTTGCGCATACTGAGCATAATGTCGATGAAGATCAAACCATCAAAGATGGCAGTACCGTCAGTGCGTGGGGCTGTGCAGCACAAGTATGGGATGTGTCTGGCCATACTGATAGCCACGTGGCTTATGTTTTGGATATTGACGGGCTTAAACATTGCTTTTGTGGCGATACTTTATTTAGTGCTGGATGCGGACGGGTATTTACGGGGACGATTGAGCAATTACACAACAGCTTTAAGCGTTTAAATGGTTTACCAGCTGACACGCTACTATATCCTGCGCATGAATACACTGCCAGTAATCTGCGCTTTGGACTATCTATTGAACCTACTAATGTAGCAATGCAGCAAACTCTGGTTCAAGCAGAAGAAAAAACCGCCCAAGGTATTCCGACGTTGCCAGTCACTCTAGAACATGAGCGCGCAGTCAATGTGTTTTTACGGACGCAAGAGCCGAGTGTGATAGCAGGGGTGAAGTCTAAAGCAACTATCGATGATGATAAATCTTTGGCTGTATTTGCTGCGTTACGTGAGCTTAAAAATAGCTTTTAA
- the yejB gene encoding microcin C ABC transporter permease YejB, producing the protein MGRYILKRLLLILPTLFLILLANFVIVQAAPGGPVEQQLALIEQGAKDNALGGNIGAGSAGNNSTYQGTRGLSEEMVAAINAQYGFDKSAPERFWLMLKNYAQLDFGESFFKGQSVTDLIIEKLPVSISLGLWSTLLIYMIAIPLGIYKAMHHGSGIDKVTAMLLAIGHAIPVFVFAVILLVFFAGGSYWNIFPLQGLTSENFDQLSALGKIKDYFWHLALPLLASTIGGFAGLTYLTKFSFLEELGKQYVFTAHAKGLGERQVLYGHVFRNAMLIIIAGIPAAIVGIFFAGNFLIEIIFKLDGLGLLAFEAIQQRDYPVIFGTLFIFTLVGLLLQLISDLSYHLIDPRIDFEGR; encoded by the coding sequence ATGGGTCGTTATATCTTAAAAAGGTTACTACTGATATTACCGACGCTTTTTTTGATATTGCTCGCAAACTTTGTGATTGTACAAGCAGCGCCTGGTGGTCCTGTCGAGCAGCAACTGGCGCTTATTGAGCAAGGGGCAAAAGACAATGCACTTGGCGGTAATATTGGCGCGGGTAGTGCGGGAAATAACAGTACCTATCAAGGTACGCGTGGCTTATCTGAGGAAATGGTTGCAGCGATTAATGCCCAATACGGCTTTGATAAATCGGCACCTGAGCGCTTTTGGCTTATGTTAAAGAATTACGCTCAGCTAGATTTTGGCGAGTCTTTTTTTAAAGGACAGTCGGTAACAGATTTGATTATCGAGAAATTACCCGTTTCTATCTCGCTTGGGCTCTGGAGCACGCTGCTGATTTATATGATAGCGATTCCATTAGGTATCTATAAAGCCATGCATCATGGCTCGGGGATTGATAAAGTTACTGCCATGCTACTGGCTATCGGGCATGCAATACCTGTTTTCGTATTTGCCGTTATATTACTGGTGTTTTTTGCAGGTGGTAGCTACTGGAATATCTTTCCACTGCAAGGCTTGACCTCTGAGAACTTTGATCAATTAAGTGCGCTGGGTAAAATCAAAGATTACTTTTGGCATTTAGCGCTGCCGCTGCTGGCAAGTACGATTGGCGGTTTTGCGGGTTTGACCTACCTGACCAAGTTTAGCTTTTTAGAAGAGCTGGGTAAGCAATATGTGTTCACCGCCCATGCCAAAGGCTTGGGTGAGCGTCAAGTGTTATACGGACATGTGTTTCGTAATGCCATGCTGATTATTATCGCGGGTATTCCAGCAGCTATCGTTGGTATTTTCTTTGCCGGTAATTTTTTGATTGAGATTATCTTTAAGCTTGATGGTTTGGGGTTGTTAGCTTTTGAAGCCATTCAGCAGCGTGATTATCCGGTGATATTTGGCACATTGTTTATCTTTACCTTGGTCGGGCTATTATTACAGTTAATCAGTGATTTAAGTTATCACTTAATTGATCCTCGTATTGATTTTGAGGGGCGATAA